One Lemur catta isolate mLemCat1 chromosome 15, mLemCat1.pri, whole genome shotgun sequence genomic window carries:
- the NEK8 gene encoding serine/threonine-protein kinase Nek8 isoform X4 produces MEKYERIRVVGRGAFGIVHLCLRKADQKLVIIKQIPVEQMTKEERQAAQNECQVLKLLNHPNVIEYYENFLEDKALMIAMEYAPGGTLAEFIQKRCNSLLEEETILHFFVQILLALHHVHTHLILHRDLKTQNILLDKHRMVVKIGDFGISKILSSKSKAYTVPGHGGDFQGARGLEGQGYSTSLFPPLPTKNVVAPAWVVLQKEVPCHALRRSYPQIGMWAEPLVLPPPRAVISASLPQVVGTPCYISPELCEGKPYNQKSDIWALGCVLYELASLKRAFEAANLPALVLKIMSGTFAPISDRYSPELRQLVLSLLSLEPAQRPPLSHIMAQPLCIRALLNLHTDVGSVRMRRPVSEKSLATGPPMAPGSTGSRTTSARCRGVPRGPVRPAIPPPLSSVYAWGGGLGVPLRLPMLNTEVVQVAAGRTQKAGVTRSGRLILWEAPPLGAGGGPLLPGAVEQPQPQFVSRFLEGQSGVTIKHVACGDLFTACLTDRGIIMTFGSGSNGCLGHGSLTDISQPTIVEALLGYEMVQVACGASHVLALSTERELFAWGRGDGGRLGLGTRESHSCPQQVPMPPGQEAQRVVCGIDSSMILTVPGRALACGSNRFNKLGLDDLSLGEEPVPHQQVEEALSFTPLGSAPLDREPLLSVDLGTAHSAAVTVSGDCYTFGSNQHGQLGTSARRGSRAPCQVQGLEGIKMAMVACGDAFTVAIGAEGEVYSWGKGARGRLGRKDEDAGLPRPVQLEETHPYTVTSVSCCHGNTLLAVRPLTDEPVPP; encoded by the exons ATGGAGAAGTACGAGAGGATCCGAGTGGTGGGGAGAGGTGCCTTCGG GATTGTGCACCTGTGCCTGCGAAAGGCTGACCAGAAGCTGGTGATCATCAAGCAGATCCCGGTAGAACAGATGACCAAGGAGGAGCGGCAGGCAGCCCAGAATGAGTGCCAGGTACTCAAGCTGCTCAACCATCCCAATGTCATTGAGTACTACGAGAACTTCCTGGAGGACAAGGCCCTCATGATCGCCATGGAATATGCGCCAG GTGGCACCCTGGCTGAGTTCATCCAAAAGCGTTGTAATTCCCTGCTGGAGGAGGAGACCATCCTGCACTTCTTTGTGCAGATCCTGCTCGCACTGCATCATGTGCACACCCACCTCATTCTGCACCGGGATCTCAAGACCCAGAACATTCTCCTTGACAAACACCGCATGGTTGTCAAGATTGGTGACTTCGGCATCTCCAAGATCCTTAGCAGCAAGAGCAAGGCCTACACGGTGCCTGGGCATGGAGGGGACTTCCAGGGTGCTAGAGGTCTTGAGGGCCAAGGCTATTCTACATCCCTatttcctcccctgcccactaAAAATGTGGTGGCCCCTGCTTGGGTGGTCCTGCAGAAGGAAGTCCCTTGCCATGCTTTGAGAAGAAGCTATCCCCAAATAGGCATGTGGGCAGAGCCTCtggtcctccctccccccagggctGTGATCTCAGCTTCCCTCCCGCAGGTGGTGGGTACTCCATGCTACATTTCCCCAGAGCTGTGTGAGGGCAAGCCCTACAACCAAAAGAGTGACATCTGGGCCCTGGGCTGTGTCCTCTACGAGCTAGCCAGCCTCAAGAGGGcctttgaggctgcg AACCTGCCAGCGCTGGTACTGAAGATCATGAGCGGCACTTTTGCGCCTATCTCTGACCGGTACAGCCCTGAGCTGCGCCAGCTGGTCCTAAGTCTACTCAGCCTGGAGCCTGCACAGCGGCCACCACTCAGCCACATCATGGCGCAGCCCCTCTGCATCCGCGCCCTCCTCAACCTCCACACCGACGTGGGCAGCGTCCGCATGCGGAGGCCTGT GTCGGAGAAGTCCCTGGCCACCGGACCACCCATGGCCCCCGGCAGCACAGGGAGCAGGACCACCAGCGCCCGCTGCAGGG GCGTACCCCGGGGACCTGTGAGGCCCGCCATCCCGCCGCCACTGTCCTCGGTGTATGCCTGGGGCGGCGGGCTGGGCGTCCCCCTACGGCTCCCGATGCTCAACACAGAGGTGGTACAGGTGGCAGCCGGGCGCACGCAGAAGGCCGGCGTCACGCGCTCTGGGCGCCTCATCCTGTGGGAA GCCCCTCCCCTCGGCGCCGGTGGGGGCCCGCTCCTCCCGGGGGCGGTGGAGCAGCCACAGCCCCAGTTCGTCTCGCGTTTCCTGGAGGGCCAGTCAGGCGTGACCATCAAGCACGTGGCCTGCGGGGACCTTTTCACCGCCTGCCTGACCG ACCGAGGCATCATCATGACCTTTGGCAGTGGCAGCAACGGGTGCCTAGGCCACGGCAGCCTCACTGACATTAGCCAG CCCACCATTGTGGAGGCCCTGCTGGGCTATGAGATGGTGCAGGTGGCCTGTGGGGCCTCTCACGTGCTGGCCCTGTCCACTGAGCGAGAACTGTTTGCCTGGGGCCGTGGAGATGGCG GCAGGCTGGGACTAGGCACCAGGGAATCCCACAGCTGCCCCCAGCAAGTGCCCATGCCCCCAGGACAGGAAGCCCAGCGGGTTGTATGTGGCATCGACTCCTCCATGATCCTCACTGTGCCCGGCCGAGCCCTGGCCTGTGGGAGCAACAG GTTCAACAAGTTGGGCCTGGACGACCTCTCCCTGGGCGAGGAGCCTGTCCCGCACCAGCAAGTGGAGGAGGCCCTGAGCTTCACACCACTAGGCTCTGCACCCCTGGACCGGGAGCCCCTGCTGAGTGTGGACCTGGGCACTGCTCATTCAGCTGCTGTGACTG TCTCCGGTGACTGCTACACTTTTGGCAGCAATCAGCACGGGCAGTTGGGCACCAGTGCTCGCCGGGGCAGCCGGGCACCCTGTCAGGTTCAAGGCCTCGAGGGTATCAAGATGGCAATGGTGGCCTGTGGGGATGCCTTCACTGTAGCCATCGGGGCAG AGGGTGAAGTGTACTCTTGGGGCAAAGGGGCCCGAGGTCGACTGGGAAGGAAGGATGAGGATGCTGGACTCCCCCGGCCAGTGCAGCTGGAGGAGACACACCCTTACACAGTGACTTCCGTGTCCTGTTGCCATGGAAACACTCTCCTGGCTGTTCGCC CACTCACAGATGAGCCGGTCCCCCCCTGA
- the NEK8 gene encoding serine/threonine-protein kinase Nek8 isoform X3: MEKYERIRVVGRGAFGIVHLCLRKADQKLVIIKQIPVEQMTKEERQAAQNECQVLKLLNHPNVIEYYENFLEDKALMIAMEYAPGGTLAEFIQKRCNSLLEEETILHFFVQILLALHHVHTHLILHRDLKTQNILLDKHRMVVKIGDFGISKILSSKSKAYTVVGTPCYISPELCEGKPYNQKSDIWALGCVLYELASLKRAFEAANLPALVLKIMSGTFAPISDRYSPELRQLVLSLLSLEPAQRPPLSHIMAQPLCIRALLNLHTDVGSVRMRRPVSEVGGSPGRQGGGTQWEHRRPGVSPPFLSVGMLGKARVPRAPSVPQVGEVPGHRTTHGPRQHREQDHQRPLQGRTPGTCEARHPAATVLGVCLGRRAGRPPTAPDAQHRGGTGGSRAHAEGRRHALWAPHPVGSEQAEVHLDRKGGSKTGLDAQAPPTPSSPSPLQAPPLGAGGGPLLPGAVEQPQPQFVSRFLEGQSGVTIKHVACGDLFTACLTDRGIIMTFGSGSNGCLGHGSLTDISQPTIVEALLGYEMVQVACGASHVLALSTERELFAWGRGDGGRLGLGTRESHSCPQQVPMPPGQEAQRVVCGIDSSMILTVPGRALACGSNRFNKLGLDDLSLGEEPVPHQQVEEALSFTPLGSAPLDREPLLSVDLGTAHSAAVTVSGDCYTFGSNQHGQLGTSARRGSRAPCQVQGLEGIKMAMVACGDAFTVAIGAEGEVYSWGKGARGRLGRKDEDAGLPRPVQLEETHPYTVTSVSCCHGNTLLAVRPLTDEPVPP; the protein is encoded by the exons ATGGAGAAGTACGAGAGGATCCGAGTGGTGGGGAGAGGTGCCTTCGG GATTGTGCACCTGTGCCTGCGAAAGGCTGACCAGAAGCTGGTGATCATCAAGCAGATCCCGGTAGAACAGATGACCAAGGAGGAGCGGCAGGCAGCCCAGAATGAGTGCCAGGTACTCAAGCTGCTCAACCATCCCAATGTCATTGAGTACTACGAGAACTTCCTGGAGGACAAGGCCCTCATGATCGCCATGGAATATGCGCCAG GTGGCACCCTGGCTGAGTTCATCCAAAAGCGTTGTAATTCCCTGCTGGAGGAGGAGACCATCCTGCACTTCTTTGTGCAGATCCTGCTCGCACTGCATCATGTGCACACCCACCTCATTCTGCACCGGGATCTCAAGACCCAGAACATTCTCCTTGACAAACACCGCATGGTTGTCAAGATTGGTGACTTCGGCATCTCCAAGATCCTTAGCAGCAAGAGCAAGGCCTACACG GTGGTGGGTACTCCATGCTACATTTCCCCAGAGCTGTGTGAGGGCAAGCCCTACAACCAAAAGAGTGACATCTGGGCCCTGGGCTGTGTCCTCTACGAGCTAGCCAGCCTCAAGAGGGcctttgaggctgcg AACCTGCCAGCGCTGGTACTGAAGATCATGAGCGGCACTTTTGCGCCTATCTCTGACCGGTACAGCCCTGAGCTGCGCCAGCTGGTCCTAAGTCTACTCAGCCTGGAGCCTGCACAGCGGCCACCACTCAGCCACATCATGGCGCAGCCCCTCTGCATCCGCGCCCTCCTCAACCTCCACACCGACGTGGGCAGCGTCCGCATGCGGAGGCCTGTGTCCGAAGTGGGGGGCAGCCCTGGGCGGCAGGGTGGGGGCACCCAGTGGGAGCACAGGAGGCCTGGGGTGAGTCCTCCATTCCTGAGTGTGGGAATGCTGGGGAAGGCCCGGGTCCCGAGAGCCCCATCTGTCCCGCAGGTCGGAGAAGTCCCTGGCCACCGGACCACCCATGGCCCCCGGCAGCACAGGGAGCAGGACCACCAGCGCCCGCTGCAGGG GCGTACCCCGGGGACCTGTGAGGCCCGCCATCCCGCCGCCACTGTCCTCGGTGTATGCCTGGGGCGGCGGGCTGGGCGTCCCCCTACGGCTCCCGATGCTCAACACAGAGGTGGTACAGGTGGCAGCCGGGCGCACGCAGAAGGCCGGCGTCACGCGCTCTGGGCGCCTCATCCTGTGGGAAGTGAGCAGGCTGAGGTGCACCTGGACAGGAAGGGGGGGTCCAAAACAGGGTTGGATGCTCAGGCCCcgcccactccctcctccccgtCCCCTCTGCAGGCCCCTCCCCTCGGCGCCGGTGGGGGCCCGCTCCTCCCGGGGGCGGTGGAGCAGCCACAGCCCCAGTTCGTCTCGCGTTTCCTGGAGGGCCAGTCAGGCGTGACCATCAAGCACGTGGCCTGCGGGGACCTTTTCACCGCCTGCCTGACCG ACCGAGGCATCATCATGACCTTTGGCAGTGGCAGCAACGGGTGCCTAGGCCACGGCAGCCTCACTGACATTAGCCAG CCCACCATTGTGGAGGCCCTGCTGGGCTATGAGATGGTGCAGGTGGCCTGTGGGGCCTCTCACGTGCTGGCCCTGTCCACTGAGCGAGAACTGTTTGCCTGGGGCCGTGGAGATGGCG GCAGGCTGGGACTAGGCACCAGGGAATCCCACAGCTGCCCCCAGCAAGTGCCCATGCCCCCAGGACAGGAAGCCCAGCGGGTTGTATGTGGCATCGACTCCTCCATGATCCTCACTGTGCCCGGCCGAGCCCTGGCCTGTGGGAGCAACAG GTTCAACAAGTTGGGCCTGGACGACCTCTCCCTGGGCGAGGAGCCTGTCCCGCACCAGCAAGTGGAGGAGGCCCTGAGCTTCACACCACTAGGCTCTGCACCCCTGGACCGGGAGCCCCTGCTGAGTGTGGACCTGGGCACTGCTCATTCAGCTGCTGTGACTG TCTCCGGTGACTGCTACACTTTTGGCAGCAATCAGCACGGGCAGTTGGGCACCAGTGCTCGCCGGGGCAGCCGGGCACCCTGTCAGGTTCAAGGCCTCGAGGGTATCAAGATGGCAATGGTGGCCTGTGGGGATGCCTTCACTGTAGCCATCGGGGCAG AGGGTGAAGTGTACTCTTGGGGCAAAGGGGCCCGAGGTCGACTGGGAAGGAAGGATGAGGATGCTGGACTCCCCCGGCCAGTGCAGCTGGAGGAGACACACCCTTACACAGTGACTTCCGTGTCCTGTTGCCATGGAAACACTCTCCTGGCTGTTCGCC CACTCACAGATGAGCCGGTCCCCCCCTGA
- the NEK8 gene encoding serine/threonine-protein kinase Nek8 isoform X5 encodes MEKYERIRVVGRGAFGIVHLCLRKADQKLVIIKQIPVEQMTKEERQAAQNECQVLKLLNHPNVIEYYENFLEDKALMIAMEYAPGGTLAEFIQKRCNSLLEEETILHFFVQILLALHHVHTHLILHRDLKTQNILLDKHRMVVKIGDFGISKILSSKSKAYTVPGHGGDFQGARGLEGQGYSTSLFPPLPTKNVVAPAWVVLQKEVPCHALRRSYPQIGMWAEPLVLPPPRAVISASLPQVVGTPCYISPELCEGKPYNQKSDIWALGCVLYELASLKRAFEAANLPALVLKIMSGTFAPISDRYSPELRQLVLSLLSLEPAQRPPLSHIMAQPLCIRALLNLHTDVGSVRMRRSEKSLATGPPMAPGSTGSRTTSARCRGVPRGPVRPAIPPPLSSVYAWGGGLGVPLRLPMLNTEVVQVAAGRTQKAGVTRSGRLILWEAPPLGAGGGPLLPGAVEQPQPQFVSRFLEGQSGVTIKHVACGDLFTACLTDRGIIMTFGSGSNGCLGHGSLTDISQPTIVEALLGYEMVQVACGASHVLALSTERELFAWGRGDGGRLGLGTRESHSCPQQVPMPPGQEAQRVVCGIDSSMILTVPGRALACGSNRFNKLGLDDLSLGEEPVPHQQVEEALSFTPLGSAPLDREPLLSVDLGTAHSAAVTVSGDCYTFGSNQHGQLGTSARRGSRAPCQVQGLEGIKMAMVACGDAFTVAIGAEGEVYSWGKGARGRLGRKDEDAGLPRPVQLEETHPYTVTSVSCCHGNTLLAVRPLTDEPVPP; translated from the exons ATGGAGAAGTACGAGAGGATCCGAGTGGTGGGGAGAGGTGCCTTCGG GATTGTGCACCTGTGCCTGCGAAAGGCTGACCAGAAGCTGGTGATCATCAAGCAGATCCCGGTAGAACAGATGACCAAGGAGGAGCGGCAGGCAGCCCAGAATGAGTGCCAGGTACTCAAGCTGCTCAACCATCCCAATGTCATTGAGTACTACGAGAACTTCCTGGAGGACAAGGCCCTCATGATCGCCATGGAATATGCGCCAG GTGGCACCCTGGCTGAGTTCATCCAAAAGCGTTGTAATTCCCTGCTGGAGGAGGAGACCATCCTGCACTTCTTTGTGCAGATCCTGCTCGCACTGCATCATGTGCACACCCACCTCATTCTGCACCGGGATCTCAAGACCCAGAACATTCTCCTTGACAAACACCGCATGGTTGTCAAGATTGGTGACTTCGGCATCTCCAAGATCCTTAGCAGCAAGAGCAAGGCCTACACGGTGCCTGGGCATGGAGGGGACTTCCAGGGTGCTAGAGGTCTTGAGGGCCAAGGCTATTCTACATCCCTatttcctcccctgcccactaAAAATGTGGTGGCCCCTGCTTGGGTGGTCCTGCAGAAGGAAGTCCCTTGCCATGCTTTGAGAAGAAGCTATCCCCAAATAGGCATGTGGGCAGAGCCTCtggtcctccctccccccagggctGTGATCTCAGCTTCCCTCCCGCAGGTGGTGGGTACTCCATGCTACATTTCCCCAGAGCTGTGTGAGGGCAAGCCCTACAACCAAAAGAGTGACATCTGGGCCCTGGGCTGTGTCCTCTACGAGCTAGCCAGCCTCAAGAGGGcctttgaggctgcg AACCTGCCAGCGCTGGTACTGAAGATCATGAGCGGCACTTTTGCGCCTATCTCTGACCGGTACAGCCCTGAGCTGCGCCAGCTGGTCCTAAGTCTACTCAGCCTGGAGCCTGCACAGCGGCCACCACTCAGCCACATCATGGCGCAGCCCCTCTGCATCCGCGCCCTCCTCAACCTCCACACCGACGTGGGCAGCGTCCGCATGCGGAG GTCGGAGAAGTCCCTGGCCACCGGACCACCCATGGCCCCCGGCAGCACAGGGAGCAGGACCACCAGCGCCCGCTGCAGGG GCGTACCCCGGGGACCTGTGAGGCCCGCCATCCCGCCGCCACTGTCCTCGGTGTATGCCTGGGGCGGCGGGCTGGGCGTCCCCCTACGGCTCCCGATGCTCAACACAGAGGTGGTACAGGTGGCAGCCGGGCGCACGCAGAAGGCCGGCGTCACGCGCTCTGGGCGCCTCATCCTGTGGGAA GCCCCTCCCCTCGGCGCCGGTGGGGGCCCGCTCCTCCCGGGGGCGGTGGAGCAGCCACAGCCCCAGTTCGTCTCGCGTTTCCTGGAGGGCCAGTCAGGCGTGACCATCAAGCACGTGGCCTGCGGGGACCTTTTCACCGCCTGCCTGACCG ACCGAGGCATCATCATGACCTTTGGCAGTGGCAGCAACGGGTGCCTAGGCCACGGCAGCCTCACTGACATTAGCCAG CCCACCATTGTGGAGGCCCTGCTGGGCTATGAGATGGTGCAGGTGGCCTGTGGGGCCTCTCACGTGCTGGCCCTGTCCACTGAGCGAGAACTGTTTGCCTGGGGCCGTGGAGATGGCG GCAGGCTGGGACTAGGCACCAGGGAATCCCACAGCTGCCCCCAGCAAGTGCCCATGCCCCCAGGACAGGAAGCCCAGCGGGTTGTATGTGGCATCGACTCCTCCATGATCCTCACTGTGCCCGGCCGAGCCCTGGCCTGTGGGAGCAACAG GTTCAACAAGTTGGGCCTGGACGACCTCTCCCTGGGCGAGGAGCCTGTCCCGCACCAGCAAGTGGAGGAGGCCCTGAGCTTCACACCACTAGGCTCTGCACCCCTGGACCGGGAGCCCCTGCTGAGTGTGGACCTGGGCACTGCTCATTCAGCTGCTGTGACTG TCTCCGGTGACTGCTACACTTTTGGCAGCAATCAGCACGGGCAGTTGGGCACCAGTGCTCGCCGGGGCAGCCGGGCACCCTGTCAGGTTCAAGGCCTCGAGGGTATCAAGATGGCAATGGTGGCCTGTGGGGATGCCTTCACTGTAGCCATCGGGGCAG AGGGTGAAGTGTACTCTTGGGGCAAAGGGGCCCGAGGTCGACTGGGAAGGAAGGATGAGGATGCTGGACTCCCCCGGCCAGTGCAGCTGGAGGAGACACACCCTTACACAGTGACTTCCGTGTCCTGTTGCCATGGAAACACTCTCCTGGCTGTTCGCC CACTCACAGATGAGCCGGTCCCCCCCTGA
- the NEK8 gene encoding serine/threonine-protein kinase Nek8 isoform X6 → MEKYERIRVVGRGAFGIVHLCLRKADQKLVIIKQIPVEQMTKEERQAAQNECQVLKLLNHPNVIEYYENFLEDKALMIAMEYAPGGTLAEFIQKRCNSLLEEETILHFFVQILLALHHVHTHLILHRDLKTQNILLDKHRMVVKIGDFGISKILSSKSKAYTVVGTPCYISPELCEGKPYNQKSDIWALGCVLYELASLKRAFEAANLPALVLKIMSGTFAPISDRYSPELRQLVLSLLSLEPAQRPPLSHIMAQPLCIRALLNLHTDVGSVRMRRSEKSLATGPPMAPGSTGSRTTSARCRGVPRGPVRPAIPPPLSSVYAWGGGLGVPLRLPMLNTEVVQVAAGRTQKAGVTRSGRLILWEAPPLGAGGGPLLPGAVEQPQPQFVSRFLEGQSGVTIKHVACGDLFTACLTDRGIIMTFGSGSNGCLGHGSLTDISQPTIVEALLGYEMVQVACGASHVLALSTERELFAWGRGDGGRLGLGTRESHSCPQQVPMPPGQEAQRVVCGIDSSMILTVPGRALACGSNRFNKLGLDDLSLGEEPVPHQQVEEALSFTPLGSAPLDREPLLSVDLGTAHSAAVTVSGDCYTFGSNQHGQLGTSARRGSRAPCQVQGLEGIKMAMVACGDAFTVAIGAEGEVYSWGKGARGRLGRKDEDAGLPRPVQLEETHPYTVTSVSCCHGNTLLAVRPLTDEPVPP, encoded by the exons ATGGAGAAGTACGAGAGGATCCGAGTGGTGGGGAGAGGTGCCTTCGG GATTGTGCACCTGTGCCTGCGAAAGGCTGACCAGAAGCTGGTGATCATCAAGCAGATCCCGGTAGAACAGATGACCAAGGAGGAGCGGCAGGCAGCCCAGAATGAGTGCCAGGTACTCAAGCTGCTCAACCATCCCAATGTCATTGAGTACTACGAGAACTTCCTGGAGGACAAGGCCCTCATGATCGCCATGGAATATGCGCCAG GTGGCACCCTGGCTGAGTTCATCCAAAAGCGTTGTAATTCCCTGCTGGAGGAGGAGACCATCCTGCACTTCTTTGTGCAGATCCTGCTCGCACTGCATCATGTGCACACCCACCTCATTCTGCACCGGGATCTCAAGACCCAGAACATTCTCCTTGACAAACACCGCATGGTTGTCAAGATTGGTGACTTCGGCATCTCCAAGATCCTTAGCAGCAAGAGCAAGGCCTACACG GTGGTGGGTACTCCATGCTACATTTCCCCAGAGCTGTGTGAGGGCAAGCCCTACAACCAAAAGAGTGACATCTGGGCCCTGGGCTGTGTCCTCTACGAGCTAGCCAGCCTCAAGAGGGcctttgaggctgcg AACCTGCCAGCGCTGGTACTGAAGATCATGAGCGGCACTTTTGCGCCTATCTCTGACCGGTACAGCCCTGAGCTGCGCCAGCTGGTCCTAAGTCTACTCAGCCTGGAGCCTGCACAGCGGCCACCACTCAGCCACATCATGGCGCAGCCCCTCTGCATCCGCGCCCTCCTCAACCTCCACACCGACGTGGGCAGCGTCCGCATGCGGAG GTCGGAGAAGTCCCTGGCCACCGGACCACCCATGGCCCCCGGCAGCACAGGGAGCAGGACCACCAGCGCCCGCTGCAGGG GCGTACCCCGGGGACCTGTGAGGCCCGCCATCCCGCCGCCACTGTCCTCGGTGTATGCCTGGGGCGGCGGGCTGGGCGTCCCCCTACGGCTCCCGATGCTCAACACAGAGGTGGTACAGGTGGCAGCCGGGCGCACGCAGAAGGCCGGCGTCACGCGCTCTGGGCGCCTCATCCTGTGGGAA GCCCCTCCCCTCGGCGCCGGTGGGGGCCCGCTCCTCCCGGGGGCGGTGGAGCAGCCACAGCCCCAGTTCGTCTCGCGTTTCCTGGAGGGCCAGTCAGGCGTGACCATCAAGCACGTGGCCTGCGGGGACCTTTTCACCGCCTGCCTGACCG ACCGAGGCATCATCATGACCTTTGGCAGTGGCAGCAACGGGTGCCTAGGCCACGGCAGCCTCACTGACATTAGCCAG CCCACCATTGTGGAGGCCCTGCTGGGCTATGAGATGGTGCAGGTGGCCTGTGGGGCCTCTCACGTGCTGGCCCTGTCCACTGAGCGAGAACTGTTTGCCTGGGGCCGTGGAGATGGCG GCAGGCTGGGACTAGGCACCAGGGAATCCCACAGCTGCCCCCAGCAAGTGCCCATGCCCCCAGGACAGGAAGCCCAGCGGGTTGTATGTGGCATCGACTCCTCCATGATCCTCACTGTGCCCGGCCGAGCCCTGGCCTGTGGGAGCAACAG GTTCAACAAGTTGGGCCTGGACGACCTCTCCCTGGGCGAGGAGCCTGTCCCGCACCAGCAAGTGGAGGAGGCCCTGAGCTTCACACCACTAGGCTCTGCACCCCTGGACCGGGAGCCCCTGCTGAGTGTGGACCTGGGCACTGCTCATTCAGCTGCTGTGACTG TCTCCGGTGACTGCTACACTTTTGGCAGCAATCAGCACGGGCAGTTGGGCACCAGTGCTCGCCGGGGCAGCCGGGCACCCTGTCAGGTTCAAGGCCTCGAGGGTATCAAGATGGCAATGGTGGCCTGTGGGGATGCCTTCACTGTAGCCATCGGGGCAG AGGGTGAAGTGTACTCTTGGGGCAAAGGGGCCCGAGGTCGACTGGGAAGGAAGGATGAGGATGCTGGACTCCCCCGGCCAGTGCAGCTGGAGGAGACACACCCTTACACAGTGACTTCCGTGTCCTGTTGCCATGGAAACACTCTCCTGGCTGTTCGCC CACTCACAGATGAGCCGGTCCCCCCCTGA